The following proteins are co-located in the Vigna angularis cultivar LongXiaoDou No.4 chromosome 2, ASM1680809v1, whole genome shotgun sequence genome:
- the LOC108338728 gene encoding disease resistance protein RPP13 isoform X1, translated as MADSIVVFLIDKLTRLLVEEAKLLTGVRDQVASLQSELKFMNLFLRNSQGKRKEHDMVAELVSQIRDVAHEAEDVIDTYVACIIKQSRRNVIGKVGFRGVDHALMLHQVAVKVDGIKARIKEIFDNKERYGIEDGKRGSEEEAERIRRQRREVEEEEVVGFALDSKVVIEKLMVSDSRLKVVSVVGMGGLGKTTLARKVYNSNRVKNVFPCRAWGYVSNDYRPREFFLSLLKCLMSTSKYSNLFKKREETSVSDEELKMKVRECLNRSKYLVVVDDVWQKQVWNEVKGAFPDDQNGSRILMTTRSAEVASHAGPVPPYALPFLTKEESWELLSKKVFRGEDCPSDLESLGKLIADSCDGLPLALIVMAGILANKKSPRDWSRIKDHVNWHLGRDNTLKDILKLSYDSLPARLKPCFLYFGMYPEDYRIPVKQLIQLWISEGLLTQETSGGQDIPEPEYIAEEYLDELVDRSLIQVVSRTNDGGVKTCRIHDLLRDLCISESREDKFFEVCGEIDIQNLNSCPRKLSLQGTLFHFSSSIVSDYTISATRSLLCFGQEVYKVKANHWRWLLKSFRLARVLDLGRMNVNSIPTDLEKLIHLRYLRIHSHNLETIPPSICRLWNLETLDLRGSPIKSFSGELWQLKQLRHLLLFGPVGLPEMPSESKTMPNLQTLSTVALDPRTASLLDSRRFPGMTKLGIHYERRDKCNAKIQLQSLHRLSHLRKLKVIGTTEIPQNANVFPSNITKISLTKFGFFNSTVMHTLGKVPNLQVLKLSSQTNDTRFDLHCATGGFLQLQVFEMIAIKVKMWRVDRGSMPRVRRLVVRSCKSLTQLPKEVWSLNTLREVQVLWPCTELAKGLQNLVMNNAWLHQNPWW; from the exons ATGGCGGATTCGATTGTCGTGTTTCTGATAGATAAATTGACGAGGTTGTTGGTGGAGGAAGCCAAACTTCTCACCGGCGTGCGCGACCAAGTGGCGTCGTTGCAGAGCGAGCTCAAGTTCATGAATCTCTTCCTCAGGAACTCCCAAGGGAAGCGCAAAGAGCATGACATGGTCGCGGAACTCGTCAGCCAGATCAGAGACGTCGCGCACGAGGCCGAAGACGTCATCGACACCTACGTCGCCTGCATCATCAAGCAAAGCCGGAGAAACGTGATCGGGAAAGTCGGTTTCCGCGGTGTGGACCACGCGCTCATGCTTCACCAGGTGGCAGTGAAGGTCGACGGGATCAAGGCCAGAATCAAAGAGATCTTCGACAACAAAGAGAGGTACGGCATCGAGGACGGAAAGAGAGGCAGCGAAGAGGAAGCGGAGCGGATTCGGAGGCAGAGGAGGGAGGTGGAGGAGGAAGAGGTGGTAGGGTTTGCGCTGGACTCCAAGGTTGTGATTGAGAAACTCATGGTGTCGGATTCTCGTCTTAAAGTTGTTTCCGTCGTCGGTATGGGTGGTTTGGGAAAAACCACGCTTGCTCGAAAGGTATATAACTCTAACCGAGTGAAGAACGTGTTTCCTTGTCGGGCGTGGGGTTATGTGTCTAATGATTATCGACCAAGGGAGTTTTTCTTGAGCCTGCTCAAGTGTTTGATGTCCACGTCCAAGTACAGTAATTTGTtcaagaaaagagaagagactAGTGTGAGTGATGAAGAGCTGAAGATGAAGGTGCGAGAATGCTTGAACAGAAGCAAGTACTTGGTGGTGGTGGACGATGTTTGGCAGAAACAGGTGTGGAATGAGGTTAAAGGGGCATTTCCTGATGATCAAAATGGAAGCAGGATATTGATGACTACTCGTTCGGCTGAGGTGGCTTCTCACGCTGGTCCTGTTCCTCCCTACGCTCTTCCTTTCCTCACCAAAGAAGAAAGCTGGGAGCTGCTTTCCAAGAAGGTGTTTAGGGGAGAAGATTGTCCTTCTGATTTAGAATCCCTGGGAAAATTGATCGCTGATAGCTGTGATGGGTTGCCACTTGCTCTTATTGTGATGGCAGGGATTTTGGCTAACAAGAAGTCACCGAGGGATTGGTCTAGAATCAAGGACCATGTGAATTGGCATCTTGGGAGGGACAACACACTCAAGGACATACTCAAACTCAGCTATGACTCCTTGCCCGCGAGGTTAAAGCCTTGCTTTCTGTATTTTGGCATGTACCCTGAAGATTATAGGATCCCCGTGAAGCAGTTAATCCAGTTGTGGATATCCGAAGGATTATTAACACAAGAAACTTCTGGAGGCCAAGACATACCAGAGCCGGAATACATTGCGGAAGAGTACTTGGATGAACTGGTGGATCGAAGCTTGATCCAAGTGGTAAGTAGAACCAATGATGGGGGTGTCAAAACATGTCGGATTCACGATCTTCTTCGTGACCTTTGCATATCTGAGAGCAGGGAAGACAAGTTTTTCGAGGTTTGTGGAGAGATTGATATTCAAAACCTCAATAGTTGTCCCCGTAAGTTGTCTCTCCAGGGTactctttttcatttctcttcGAGTATCGTATCTGATTACACCATCTCGGCGACGCGTTCCTTGTTATGCTTTGGGCAAGAGGTGTACAAGGTTAAGGCAAATCACTGGAGATGGCTTCTCAAGAGCTTCAGGTTGGCTCGCGTGTTGGATTTAGGACGAATGAATGTTAACTCAATACCCACTGATTTGGAGAAGCTCATTCATTTAAGGTACTTGAGAATACACTCTCATAATCTTGAAACTATTCCACCTTCTATATGCAGATTGTGGAATCTAGAAACCTTGGATTTAAGAGGTTCGCCTATAAAATCCTTTTCTGGTGAATTATGGCAACTTAAACAACTAAGGCATCTTCTGTTGTTTGGACCCGTTGGGCTCCCAGAAATGCCCTCAGAAAGTAAAACTATGCCCAATCTTCAAACCCTCTCAACCGTGGCTCTTGATCCTCGCACAGCATCGTTGTTGGATAGTCGTAGATTCCCAGGGATGACAAAATTGGGTATACATTACGAAAGACGTGACAAGTGCAATGCTAAAATACAGTTACAGAGTCTCCATCGCCTGAGCCATCTCCGGAAGCTGAAAGTGATAGGCACTACTGAGATTCCTCAAAATGCAAATGTGTTTCCGTCGAACATCACCAAGATATCCCTCACAAAGTTTGGTTTCTTCAACTCCACTGTCATGCATACGCTAGGAAAGGTTCCCAACCTTCAAGTTCTGAAATTGTCATCGCAGACGAATGATACTAGATTTGACCTGCATTGTGCCACGGGAGGGTTCCTTCAGCTTCAAGTGTTTGAGATGATTGCAATCAAGGTCAAAATGTGGAGAGTAGACAGAGGTTCAATGCCACGTGTTCGTCGTTTGGTCGTCAGAAGCTGCAAATCCTTGACTCAGCTTCCAAAAGAAGTGTGGTCTTTGAATACCTTGCGGGAAGTGCAGGTCTTGTGGCCCTGTACAGAATTAGCAAAAGGACTCCAAAATTTGGTGATGAACAATGCTT GGTTGCATCAAAATCCCTGGTGGTGA
- the LOC108338728 gene encoding disease resistance protein RPP13 isoform X2 yields MADSIVVFLIDKLTRLLVEEAKLLTGVRDQVASLQSELKFMNLFLRNSQGKRKEHDMVAELVSQIRDVAHEAEDVIDTYVACIIKQSRRNVIGKVGFRGVDHALMLHQVAVKVDGIKARIKEIFDNKERYGIEDGKRGSEEEAERIRRQRREVEEEEVVGFALDSKVVIEKLMVSDSRLKVVSVVGMGGLGKTTLARKVYNSNRVKNVFPCRAWGYVSNDYRPREFFLSLLKCLMSTSKYSNLFKKREETSVSDEELKMKVRECLNRSKYLVVVDDVWQKQVWNEVKGAFPDDQNGSRILMTTRSAEVASHAGPVPPYALPFLTKEESWELLSKKVFRGEDCPSDLESLGKLIADSCDGLPLALIVMAGILANKKSPRDWSRIKDHVNWHLGRDNTLKDILKLSYDSLPARLKPCFLYFGMYPEDYRIPVKQLIQLWISEGLLTQETSGGQDIPEPEYIAEEYLDELVDRSLIQVVSRTNDGGVKTCRIHDLLRDLCISESREDKFFEVCGEIDIQNLNSCPRKLSLQGTLFHFSSSIVSDYTISATRSLLCFGQEVYKVKANHWRWLLKSFRLARVLDLGRMNVNSIPTDLEKLIHLRYLRIHSHNLETIPPSICRLWNLETLDLRGSPIKSFSGELWQLKQLRHLLLFGPVGLPEMPSESKTMPNLQTLSTVALDPRTASLLDSRRFPGMTKLGIHYERRDKCNAKIQLQSLHRLSHLRKLKVIGTTEIPQNANVFPSNITKISLTKFGFFNSTVMHTLGKVPNLQVLKLSSQTNDTRFDLHCATGGFLQLQVFEMIAIKVKMWRVDRGSMPRVRRLVVRSCKSLTQLPKEVWSLNTLREVQVLWPCTELAKGLQNLVMNNA; encoded by the exons ATGGCGGATTCGATTGTCGTGTTTCTGATAGATAAATTGACGAGGTTGTTGGTGGAGGAAGCCAAACTTCTCACCGGCGTGCGCGACCAAGTGGCGTCGTTGCAGAGCGAGCTCAAGTTCATGAATCTCTTCCTCAGGAACTCCCAAGGGAAGCGCAAAGAGCATGACATGGTCGCGGAACTCGTCAGCCAGATCAGAGACGTCGCGCACGAGGCCGAAGACGTCATCGACACCTACGTCGCCTGCATCATCAAGCAAAGCCGGAGAAACGTGATCGGGAAAGTCGGTTTCCGCGGTGTGGACCACGCGCTCATGCTTCACCAGGTGGCAGTGAAGGTCGACGGGATCAAGGCCAGAATCAAAGAGATCTTCGACAACAAAGAGAGGTACGGCATCGAGGACGGAAAGAGAGGCAGCGAAGAGGAAGCGGAGCGGATTCGGAGGCAGAGGAGGGAGGTGGAGGAGGAAGAGGTGGTAGGGTTTGCGCTGGACTCCAAGGTTGTGATTGAGAAACTCATGGTGTCGGATTCTCGTCTTAAAGTTGTTTCCGTCGTCGGTATGGGTGGTTTGGGAAAAACCACGCTTGCTCGAAAGGTATATAACTCTAACCGAGTGAAGAACGTGTTTCCTTGTCGGGCGTGGGGTTATGTGTCTAATGATTATCGACCAAGGGAGTTTTTCTTGAGCCTGCTCAAGTGTTTGATGTCCACGTCCAAGTACAGTAATTTGTtcaagaaaagagaagagactAGTGTGAGTGATGAAGAGCTGAAGATGAAGGTGCGAGAATGCTTGAACAGAAGCAAGTACTTGGTGGTGGTGGACGATGTTTGGCAGAAACAGGTGTGGAATGAGGTTAAAGGGGCATTTCCTGATGATCAAAATGGAAGCAGGATATTGATGACTACTCGTTCGGCTGAGGTGGCTTCTCACGCTGGTCCTGTTCCTCCCTACGCTCTTCCTTTCCTCACCAAAGAAGAAAGCTGGGAGCTGCTTTCCAAGAAGGTGTTTAGGGGAGAAGATTGTCCTTCTGATTTAGAATCCCTGGGAAAATTGATCGCTGATAGCTGTGATGGGTTGCCACTTGCTCTTATTGTGATGGCAGGGATTTTGGCTAACAAGAAGTCACCGAGGGATTGGTCTAGAATCAAGGACCATGTGAATTGGCATCTTGGGAGGGACAACACACTCAAGGACATACTCAAACTCAGCTATGACTCCTTGCCCGCGAGGTTAAAGCCTTGCTTTCTGTATTTTGGCATGTACCCTGAAGATTATAGGATCCCCGTGAAGCAGTTAATCCAGTTGTGGATATCCGAAGGATTATTAACACAAGAAACTTCTGGAGGCCAAGACATACCAGAGCCGGAATACATTGCGGAAGAGTACTTGGATGAACTGGTGGATCGAAGCTTGATCCAAGTGGTAAGTAGAACCAATGATGGGGGTGTCAAAACATGTCGGATTCACGATCTTCTTCGTGACCTTTGCATATCTGAGAGCAGGGAAGACAAGTTTTTCGAGGTTTGTGGAGAGATTGATATTCAAAACCTCAATAGTTGTCCCCGTAAGTTGTCTCTCCAGGGTactctttttcatttctcttcGAGTATCGTATCTGATTACACCATCTCGGCGACGCGTTCCTTGTTATGCTTTGGGCAAGAGGTGTACAAGGTTAAGGCAAATCACTGGAGATGGCTTCTCAAGAGCTTCAGGTTGGCTCGCGTGTTGGATTTAGGACGAATGAATGTTAACTCAATACCCACTGATTTGGAGAAGCTCATTCATTTAAGGTACTTGAGAATACACTCTCATAATCTTGAAACTATTCCACCTTCTATATGCAGATTGTGGAATCTAGAAACCTTGGATTTAAGAGGTTCGCCTATAAAATCCTTTTCTGGTGAATTATGGCAACTTAAACAACTAAGGCATCTTCTGTTGTTTGGACCCGTTGGGCTCCCAGAAATGCCCTCAGAAAGTAAAACTATGCCCAATCTTCAAACCCTCTCAACCGTGGCTCTTGATCCTCGCACAGCATCGTTGTTGGATAGTCGTAGATTCCCAGGGATGACAAAATTGGGTATACATTACGAAAGACGTGACAAGTGCAATGCTAAAATACAGTTACAGAGTCTCCATCGCCTGAGCCATCTCCGGAAGCTGAAAGTGATAGGCACTACTGAGATTCCTCAAAATGCAAATGTGTTTCCGTCGAACATCACCAAGATATCCCTCACAAAGTTTGGTTTCTTCAACTCCACTGTCATGCATACGCTAGGAAAGGTTCCCAACCTTCAAGTTCTGAAATTGTCATCGCAGACGAATGATACTAGATTTGACCTGCATTGTGCCACGGGAGGGTTCCTTCAGCTTCAAGTGTTTGAGATGATTGCAATCAAGGTCAAAATGTGGAGAGTAGACAGAGGTTCAATGCCACGTGTTCGTCGTTTGGTCGTCAGAAGCTGCAAATCCTTGACTCAGCTTCCAAAAGAAGTGTGGTCTTTGAATACCTTGCGGGAAGTGCAGGTCTTGTGGCCCTGTACAGAATTAGCAAAAGGACTCCAAAATTTGGTGATGAACAATGCTT AA
- the LOC108337534 gene encoding F-box protein At2g39490, which yields MGKDLLSNLPDEILGRIVSFLPNESALETSLLSTRWRDLWNEAVVRHGSEEDIIGVVAGFVTSFQELDPLKHPRKLQFHFAQESVVLATVANNSKLMLDFTPWKEELQMGYGLFFKPYESFPSTFSVKTLYLKSVTSFTSEVASSIVSNLEHLQNLVLIHCRGLESLSVDSISELHSLTILDCLELKSLNLKTSKLKSFRYRGPLPLIRPEFHFNLSHAMLDCRLGPSCTGFTTRDFDATLLTIKNSEVLTLCKWTFEELIWPSICPLSGSFKFYKLRELWWIDNYNKKEFSMEALFSFLKLCPSLEQLVVTIDPESYSAEGTNSCIMKETKCTELQHLKLIKFIGFPCPKDEISLAKGLIRLIKGNPPKIKSSDGNFLDAISVQ from the exons ATGGGAAAGGATCTGTTGAGTAATCTACCAGATGAAATTCTGGGTCGCATAGTTTCTTTTCTGCCAAACGAATCAGCACTAGAAACCAGTCTCCTTTCTACCAGATGGAGAGACCTGTGGAATGAAGCTGTTGTAAGACATGGTAGTGAAGAGGATATCATAGGTGTTGTTGCAGGGTTTGTGACAAGTTTTCAGGAGCTTGATCCATTGAAGCATCCCAGAAAGCTTCAATTTCACTTTGCTCAAGAGAGTGTGGTTTTGGCAACTGTTGCAAATAACAGTAAGCTTATGCTTGATTTCACCCCTTGGAAGGAAGAGCTTCAAATGGGGTATGGCTTGTTCTTCAAGCCATACGAGTCTTTTCCTTCCACTTTCTCAGTCAAAACCCTCTATCTCAAATCAGTGACTTCTTTCACCAGTGAGGTTGCTTCTTCCATTGTTTCAAATTTGGAGCACCTTCAGAACTTGGTCCTCATTCACTGCAGAGGGTTGGAATCTTTGAGTGTTGACTCCATCTCAGAGCTTCACAGTTTAACCATCTTGGATTGCTTGGAGCTGAAGTCTCTCAATCTCAAAACTTCTAAACTCAAGTCTTTTCGGTACCGTGGGCCTCTTCCTTTGATTAGGCCAGAATTTCATTTCAACCTCAGTCATGCCATGCTTGATTGCAGACTAGGACCGAGCTGCACTGGTTTCACCACCAGGGATTTTGATGCAACCCTATTAACCATAAAGAACTCTGAAGTTCTTACTCTGTGTAAATGGACTTTTGAG GAATTGATATGGCCATCGATTTGTCCTCTATCTGGGAGCTTCAAATTCTATAAATTAAGAGAGTTATGGTGGATTGACAACTATAACAAGAAGGAATTCAGCATGGAAGCCTTATTCTCCTTCTTGAAGCTATGTCCTTCCTTGGAGCAACTTGTTGTGACT ATTGATCCTGAAAGTTATTCTGCTGAAGGGACCAATTCATGCATAATGAAAGAGACTAAATGCACTGAACTGCAACATCTTAAACTGATAAAGTTTATAGGTTTTCCTTGTCCAAAAGATGAAATCTCATTGGCTAAAGGTTTAATTCGTCTGATCAAGGGAAACCCTCCAAAGATAAAGTCTTCGGATGGGAATTTCTTGGATGCAATCTCTGTGCAGTGA
- the LOC108337482 gene encoding aquaporin TIP1-3, with translation MAMYRIAIGSPAEAAQPDAIRAAFAEFFSMIIFVFVGEGSGMAYSKLTDNGPATPTGLILASLSHAFGLFVAVSVGAVHSGGHVNPAVTFGAFIGGNITLLRSILYWIAQLLGSVVACILLKSATGGMETSGFSLSPGVSVWNALIFEVVMTFGLVYTVYATAMDPKKGNVGIVAPIAIGLIVGANILVGGAFDGASMNPAVSFGPAVVTWQWTHHWVYWAGPFIGAAIAAIIYDNIFIGDDGHEPLSSNDF, from the exons ATGGCAATGTATAGAATTGCAATTGGGTCCCCTGCAGAGGCTGCCCAACCTGATGCAATTAGAGCAGCATTTGCAGAATTTTTCTCCAtgatcatttttgtttttgttggagAAGGATCTGGCATGGCTTACA GCAAGCTTACCGACAATGGACCTGCAACACCTACTGGTCTAATACTTGCATCACTGTCTCATGCATTTGGACTTTTTGTGGCTGTTTCTGTTGGGGCAGTTCATTCTGGTGGTCATGTGAACCCTGCAGTCACATTTGGTGCCTTTATAGGAGGAAACATAACCCTGCTGAGAAGTATTCTGTATTGGATTGCACAGTTACTTGGTTCAGTTGTTGCATGCATTCTTCTGAAATCTGCAACTGGTGGAATG GAAACATCAGGCTTTTCTCTATCCCCTGGTGTGTCTGTGTGGAATGCATTGATTTTTGAAGTTGTGATGACTTTTGGTTTGGTATACACAGTTTATGCAACAGCAATGGATCCAAAGAAAGGGAATGTGGGAATTGTTGCCCCTATTGCAATTGGTTTGATTGTGGGTGCCAATATCTTAGTTGGTGGTGCTTTTGATGGTGCATCAATGAACCCAGCTGTGTCCTTTGGCCCTGCTGTGGTTACCTGGCAATGGACTCATCACTGGGTCTATTGGGCTGGACCATTCATTGGTGCAGCTATTGCTGCAATTATCTATGATAACATCTTCATTGGTGATGATGGTCATGAACCTCTTTCAAGCAATGACTTCTAG